The genomic interval GCGGACCTGATCGCTCGTAACTCCGCCACTCTCATTCGTAACGATTTCGGACGATATGCGACACTGCTCAGCGAGCAGATTGCTCGAATACCGCCCGAATGATGCAGTTTCGGTCAGCCGACCGCGTTCCCGCCCGACGCGCGCGAGGCGGCAGCGGGCCCGGGCCGCTCGGAGGAGGAACGCCGATGGCCCGGGCCCGGGGGCGGGGCCGGATCAGCTGTTGCCGGCGCCGTTGCCCGAGAGGACCGGGATGCCGTCCAGGATGTGCGACAGCGGCTCGTCGCCCTTGGCCTGGGTGGAGTTCTCGGTGCACTGCTGGTTCTGCGGGTTGGACAGGACGTTGACGTCCTGGACCGTAATCGGGACGAGGCCGATGAGCGAACCGACGTTCGCCTTGAGCGGCAGGCCGACGCAGGGCTTGTTCAGCGAGCCCTGGACCAGGTCGAACTGGGGGCTGCCGTCACCCTTGGTCACGGCGTTGCCGAACGACTGCGAGGCACCGTTGCCGTTGACCGAGGTCGTCCCGCCGTCGTTGCCGATGGCCATCGCCTGCGTGGCGCCGAGCCCGAGGATGGAGGCGGCGACGGCACCCGTAGCCAGGACCTTCTTGATCACGATGAACCCTTCTCGTACTGGATACCCCGTAGCCGGAGCGCCCTGATCAACTGCCGGGCCGACGTTTGGTTATCGCCATTCACCCGAATGCCTGGAAGACACGGACGTCCGTACGAAAGTGATCGAGTAATACTGTCGGAAATCGAGAGACGAAACGTTCACTCGTAGCCCCGCCGCGTGCGCACAGAAAATTCACCGCATTCACGTTTCCCATGCACGCGGACGTCGTTATGGGTGTCGTGTCGTCAAGCCGCTCCGCCAGGAGGGCCGCGCCTGGATGGGCGGGTCCGACGGCTGCTGCACCGCCTGATGAACGAACTGCGGGCCGTGCGCCCGCGAGAAATGGTCCAAGGAAGGGCACCAATGCGAAAAGCCTTGAGTAAAAGCATGCTCGTCATGGCGGCGGCGTCAGGCATCCTGACCGCCTCCGGCGGCTATGCCTTCGCCGATGCCACGGCCGACGGTGCGGCCGTCGGCTCCCCCGGCGTCGCTTCGGGCAACGTCGTGCAGGTCCCGGTGCATGTGCCGGTCAACGTGTGCGGCAACACGGTCAACGTGATCGGCGCACTGAACCCCGCCTTCGGCAACGAGTGCGAGAACAAGGGCGGCGGCTCGGAGAACGGCGGCTCCGGCGCGAGCGCCCAGGGCGTGGCCGCCGGCTCCCCCGGCGTGCTCTCGGGCAACGTGGTCCAGGCCCCGGTCGACATCCCGGTCAACGTCTGCGGCAACAGCGTCAACGTGGTCGGCCTGCTGAACCCGGCCGCCGGCAACAAGTGCGAGAACGGCGGTGGCGACGAGGGCAACCCGCCCACCGAGGAGCCGCCGACGGAGCACCCGCCGCACAAGCCGCCGCACCACAAGCCGCCGAAGGGTCACCACGACCACGACTGCCACTGCGGCCACGAGCACAACCCGCCGAAGCCGCACCACCCGCCGAAGCCCCCCAAGCCCCCGGTGCACCACCACGACGACGACTGCCCGCCGAGCCACCACCACAACCCGCCGAAGCCGCACCACCCGAAGCCGCCGAAGCCCCACAAGCCGCCGGTGCACCACCACAACGACGACTGCCCGCCCACTCACCACCACAACCCGCCGACCCCTCCCACGGAGGAGCCGCCCACGCACAACCCGCCGACCCACACCGGTTGGCACCACACGCCTCCGAAGCACCACAAGCCGCCGCAGATGGCGCACACCGGTGCCAACGAGAACCTGGGCATCGCCGGTGGCGCCAGCGCCGCGCTGGTGCTCGGTGGCGGCCTGCTGATGCGCCGCGCCCGCGCCGCGAAGAAGTGAGCTGACGCTTCCCCGAGCACGAAAAGGTCCGGCCCGACAGCCCTGAGCTGTCCGGCCGGACCTTTTGTGTCCGGCTTCCTGTACGTACCGGTCGCCGGGCGCCCCGGACAGCCGTCCGCTCAGGGCGCGACGCGCTCGAAGACCGCGGCGAGGCCCTGGCCGCCGCCGATGCACATGGTCTCCAGGCCGTAGCGGGCCTCGCGGCGGTGCAGTTCGCGGGTGAGCGTGGCGAGGATGCGGGCGCCGGTCGCGCCGACCGGGTGGCCCAGCGAGACGCCGGAGCCGTTCACGTTGATCCGCTCCTCGTGGTCCTTCTCGCCGAGGCCCATCTCGCGGGTGCAGGCCAGGACCTGGGCGGCGAACGCCTCGTTCAGCTCGATCAGGTCGAGGTCGGCGAGCGTGAGCCCGGCGCGGCCGAGCGCGGCCTGGGTCGCGGGGACGGGGCCGAGGCCCATGGTCGCCGCGGGCACCCCGGCCCGGGCGAAGGAGACCAGCCGGACGAGCGGGGTGAGGCCGAGGCGTTCGGCGGTGGCGGCGCCGGTCACCAGGCAGGCGGCGGCCGCGTCGTTCTGGCCGCTGGCGTTGCCCGCGGTGACGGTGGCCTCCGGATCGGACTTCAGCATGACCGGGCGGAGCGCGGCGAGCTGTTCGGCGGTGGTGTCGGGGCGGGGGTGCTCGTCGGCGGAGATCACCGTCTCGCCCTTCCTGGTCTTCACCGTGACCGGGACCGTCTCCTTCTCGTACCGGCCCTCGGCGGCGGCCAGGCCCGCCCGCCGCTGCGAGCGCAGGGCCAGCGCGTCCTGGTCCTCGCGGCTGATCCCGTACGTCCGGCGCAGGTTCTCCGCGGTCTCGATCATGCCGCCGGGCACCGGGTGGTGGACGCCGCCCGCGGTGACCCGGCCCCGGGCGAGCGCGTCGTGGAGCTGGAGGCCGGGGCCCTTGATGCCCCAGCGCCCGTCGTGCGTGTAGTACGGGGCGCCGCTCATCACGTCGACGCCGCCCGCGATCACGACCTCGCTGAACCCGGCCCGGATCTGCATGGCCGCGTCCAGGACCGCCTGGAGCCCGGAGCCGCAGCGGCGGTCGGTCTGGAGGCCGGTCACCGACTGCGGGAGCCCGGCGTCCAGGGCGGCGACCCGGCCGATCGCGGGGGCCTCCGCCGAGGGATAGGAGTGGCCGAGGATCACCTCGTCCACCCGGTCGGGGTCGATGCCGGTCCGGGCGACGACCTCGGCGATCACCCGGGCCGCGAGGGCGGCCGGCCGCTCCCCGGCGAACACCCCGCCGAAGCGGCCGATGGGGGTGCGCAGGGGTTCGCAGATCACGACATCGAGGGCGTCGGGCACGGCGGGGCCTTTCCGGGAGATGAGCGGAGCTGTGGTCCGACCCTCGCACCCGGCGACTGAGCCGGTCCAATACGCAATGCGCTCCGATTCAAGACGCGCCGCGTCTCAATGGCGTGGGCAGCGCCCGCTCCGCGACGTCGAGCACCGCGCGCAGGGCGGCCGACGGATTGTCCGTCCGCCAGGCGAGCGCGGGCTGCCGTCGGATCGGCGGCCCGGCGAGCGGCCGGTAGACCAGGCCGCTGAGCTGGATGTGCTGGACGGAGGTGACGGTCAGGGTCACCCCGACGCCCGCCGCGACCAGCGCCAGGATGGTGTACGAGTCCGGCGCCTCCTGCACCACGCGCGGGGTGAACCCGGCCGCCTCGCACGCCTCGGTCATCGCATCCCGCACGGTGGAGCCCGTGTTGGCGGGGAAGGCGACGAACGGCTCGCCGGACAGCGCGTCGAGCGGGATCTCCGGGCGGTCGGCGAGCGGATGGTCGAGGGGCAGCGCGCACACCAGCTCCTCCTCGTCGATCACCCGGCAGCTGACGCCCGGCGCGGTCACCGGCAGCCGGACGAAGCCCAGGTCGAGCGAGCCGTCCGCGACCCGGGCGAGCGCCACGTCGGCGTAGGTCTGGCCGGTCATGACCAGCTCGATGCCCGGGTGGGCGGCCCGCACCGCCCGGGTCAGCAGCGGCAGCGTCTCGTGGCTGGACGCGCCCGCGAAGCCGATGCGCACCCTCCCGTACGCGCCCTGTCCGGCCGCCCTCGCGGCCCGTACCGCCGTGTCCAGATCGTCCAGCACGGTCCGCACCGGCTGGAGGAAGGACTCCCCGGCGCTGGTGAGCCGCACCGAGCGGGTGTTGCGTTCGAAGAGCTGGACGCCGAGTTCCCTCTCCAGGCGGCGGATCTGCTGGCTCAGCGGCGGCTGCGCCATCCGGAGCCGTTTGGCGGCGCGGCCGAAGTGCAGTTCCTCCGCCACGGCGAGGAACGCGGCGAGGTGGCGCAGCTCCATGCCGTCCCCTCCCCCGGTTCGCGCTCATCATTGAGTCGTCAGGCGTCTCGGTCCGAGCCTAATTCGGTATTGGACGGCGATCAAAGCCACTGAAAGCGTCGGCAGCGCGGGCATCCGGCCCGCCCCAGTGAGAGGACCGTGACCCGCATGCGTATCAGGATCGTCGGCGCCGGAGCCATGGGGCGCGGCATCGCCCAGTGGGCGGCCTCGGCCGGACACACCGTCGAGCTGTGCGACGTACGCGCCGAGGCGGTGGCGGACGCCGTCGCCTTCGTACGCTCCATGCTGGACCGGGCCGTGGCCAAGGGGCGGATGACGGCGGCGGACGCGGAGTCGGCGGTGGAGCGGCTGGTCCCGCTGGACGACCCGTGGGCGGCGGGCCCCGGTGTGGAGCTGGTGATCGAGGCCGTACGCGAGGACCTGGCGACCAAGACCGAGGTGTTCGGGCGGCTGGAGCAGGCGCTGCCCGACTCGGCCGTGTTCGCCACCAACACCTCCTCGCTCTCGGTCACCCGGATCGCCGCCGCGCTGAAGGACCCGACGCGCCTGGCCGGGCTGCACTTCTTCAATCCGGTGCCGTTGATGCGGATCGTGGAGGTGGTGCCGGGCGCGGCGACCCGGCCGGAGATCCCGCCGCTGCTCGCCTCGCTCGTGGAGGGCTGCGGCCACCGCGCGGTGACGGTCGCGGACACCCCGGGCTTCTTGATCAACCACGCCGGGCGCGGCCTGGTCACGGAGGCGCTCGCACTGTTGGAGGAGAACGTCGGGGAGCCCGCGGACATCGACCGGATCGCGCGCGAGGTGCTGGGGCTGCGGATGGGCCCGTTCGAGCTGATGGACCTCACCGGGCTCGATGTGACGGCCGCCGTCATCGACTCGATCTGGGAGGGGTTCCGTTACGAGGACCGGCTCCGCCCCTCCTTCCTCACCCCGAACCGGGTGGCGGCCGGGCTGCACGGCCGCAAGACCGGCCGCGGCTGGTACGCGTACGGCCCCGAGGCCGCCGGGCCCGCGCCGGAGCCGCCGGTCGCGGGGAACGCGGACCGCCCGGTGCACGTCTTCGCCCCGGACCCCGCGCGGGAGGCCGACGCGGCCGTCCTCCGCGAGGCGCTGGCCTCGGCGGGCGCCGCCGTGGAGAGCGGGGACCGGCCGTCCGGGGCGGCGGTCGTCCTGGTCCCGGTCTGGGGCACCCCGGTCTCCTCGGCGGTCGCCGCGCACGGGCTGCCCGCCGGGCGCGCCTTCGGCGTCGACCCGCTGCCCGCGGCGGGGCGGCGGCGCGTGCTCGCGGTGACCCCGGCGGCGGAGGCGGGGGCGGCGCGGGACGCCCGCGCGGTGCTGGCCCGGGCGGCGGACGGGGAGGAGCCGTTCGCGGTGTCGGTGGTCCGGGACACCGCGGGCTCGGTCGCGCAGCGGCTGCTGGCCTCCATCGTGTCGGTCGCCGCGTCGATCGCGGAGCGCGCGCTCGCCGCCCCGGCCGACATCGACGTGGCCGTCACGACGGGGCTCGGCTATCCGGTGGGCCCGCTGGCCTGGGGCGACCGGGTCGGCGCGGTCCGGATGCTGGAACTGCACCGGGCGCTGCACGCGTCGACGGGCGACCCGCGCCACCGCCCGACGCGCTGGGTCACGGAGCGCGCGGCGCTGGGGCTCGCGCTGACGGACCCGGGGACGTCACCGGAGGATGTGCTCGGAGCGCCGTGACGGAGGTCCGCCCGGGCGCGGACCGGGCCGTGACCGATTCGTACAAGACGGCCGGCCGGGGCCCCGCCTACGTTCGGTCCATGACTCCACGACTCGACGCGATCGGTATCACCGCCGCCGACCTGCCCGCCTCCCTCGCCTTCTACCGCCGGCTGGGGCTCGACATCCCGGCCGGTGCGGAGTCCGCTCCCCATGTGGAGGTGGCCCTGCCCGGCGGCGGGCGCCTGATGTGGGACACGGAGGAGGTCGTCCGCTCCTTCGACCCCGACTGGAACCCGCCGTCCGGCGGGGACCGGCTGGGGCTCGCCTTCCTGTGCGACAGCCGGGCGGAGGTCGACGCGGTCTACGCGGACCTGACCGGCGCCGGCTACCGGGGCCATCTGAAGCCGTGGGACGCGGTGTGGGGGCAGCGGTACGCCGTCGTCCTCGACCCGGACGACTGCGCGGTGTCGTTGTTCGCGCCGCTCGCTGCCTAGGCGCGGCCGAAGTACGCAGTGAGCGTCGTGCCGGCCAGGTCGCGCATGTCCCGCGCCAGATGGGCCTGGTCGGCGCAGCCCGCCGCGAGTGCCGCGTCGGCGTACGGCAGCCCCGCGCGCACGAGCGCCAGGGCCCGCTGGAGGCGCAGCACCCGGGCCAGGGTCTTGGGCCCGTAGCCGAACGCGGTCAGCGAGCGTCGGTGCAGCTGGCGGGGCCCGAGTCCGGCGCTCCGGGCGGCCTCCGCGACGCTGCCGCCCGCCTCGAGGCGCGCGGCGACCGCGCGCATCACCGGGTCCGGGGGCTCGGTGCGGGCAGCGAGGTCCAGGGCGATGCCCTCCAGGGCGGCGGCCGGGTCGGGCGCTTCGGCGAGGCGTTCGGTGAGGCGGCGGACCGGGGCCCCGGGCCACAGCGCGGCGAGCGGGACCCGGAGGTCGCGCAGCTCGTCGGCGGGGACGCCGAGCAGGGCGGGGGCGGTGCCGGGGGCGAAGCGGATCCCGGCCCAGCTGCCGCCGGTGCTGGTGGCGGGCGCGGTGTGCGTGTCCGGCCCGGCGACGAGCAGCCGGTCCCCGTTCCACAGCAGGTCCATGCAGCCGTCGGGCAGCACCGGATGGTCCGTGCCCGGCTCGACGGTCAGGGTCCACACCCGCGCGCCGTCCAGCCGGGACGCGCACTCTGTATAGCTGTCGCCCATGCCATTAGTGTCGTCGACGGACACGGCGGCGTACGCAATCGGCTACGGGGGCGGTCATGGCGGCACTGATGGAGTTCACCACGGACAACGGGGCGACGGTGACCGTGGAGGTCGACCGTCACGCGCCGGGCGCGCAGCTGGTCTCGCGGGACGGGCAGCACGCCCTGGCGAGGGCGGGGCGCACCTTCGACAGCGCGCTGGAAGGCATCCGGTCGGCGGCCGAGTCGGCGCTCGCCGTGTTCCGGGACGGGCGGCTGAAGCCGGACGGGGTGGAGCTGGAGTTCGGCGTGAAGATCACCTCGGAGGCGGGCGCGGTGATCGCGAAGAGCGCGCTGGAGGGCCATCTGACGGTGAAGCTGTCCTGGTCCCCGGGGTCGCAGAGCGCGCCGGCCGCCGACTGAGCGCTCACTCGTCGTACGGGTTGGACCGGTCCGGGTCCTTCTCTCGGCCGGGCTTCTGGAGCCGGGACTTCACGTCGTCCGGGGGCAGGAACCGCGACCAGCGCTCGGGGAACTCGGAGGGCATGTACGGGCTGTCGCCCTCGTCGCCCTCGTCCTCGTCGTCCTCGTCGTCGTGCGGGCCGCCGTGCCAGCTCTCCGCCTGGGTGCGGGCGACGAACTCGGCGGCCTGGGCGGCGCGCACCCGGTCGTTCGCGGCGCGGGCGGCGGCCGTCGCCACCGAGGGCCATACCCGGTCGATGGCGGCGTTGACGGCGGCGCCCACCAGCACCGCGAAGGCGGAGACGCCGATCCACAGCAGCACCGCGATGGGGGCGGCCAGCGATCCGTAGATCGTGGGGCCCTCGACCGTACTGGTCAGGTAGATCCGGAGCAGGAAGCTGCCGAACACCCACATCGCCAGGGCCACCAGGGCGCCCGGCATGTCCTCGATCCACGGCGAACGGACCGGCACGGAGACGTGGTAGAGGGTCGTCAGGAAGGCGACCGAGAGCACGATGACCAGCGGCCAGTACAGGACGCTTATGACTTCGGTGCCCCACGGTATGAGCTCCACGACCCGGTCCGGGCCGACCACGAGCAGCGGCAGCACGACCGCGCCGAGCAGGAGCGCCACCACGTACAGCAGGAAGGCGAGCATCCGGGTCTTGACGATGCCGCGCTGGCCGTCGAGCCCGTACATGACGGTGATCGTGTCGATGAAGACGTTGACCGCGCGGGAGCCGGACCACAGGGCGATGGCGAAGCCGAGGGAGATGACGTCGGGCCGGGCGCCGGTCGTGACGTCGGCCAGGAGCGGCTTGGCGAAGTCGTTGACGCCGCGCTCGGAGAGCATGGTGTGGGCCGCGCTGAGGATGTTGCGCTCGATGGACGCGACCGTGGTGGTGCTGGTCCACTCGTCGACGTAACCGAGCAGGCCGATCAGGCCGAGGAGCAGCGGGGGCAGGGACAGCAGGGTGAAGAACGCGGCCTCGGCGGCGAGTCCCAGGATGCGGTACTCCATGCAGGAGTTGACCGTGTCCTTGAGCAGCTGCCAGGCGAGCTGCCGCTTGGAGACGTTGCGGTAGAGCACTCGGGCCCGGTGGAGCCGGCCCGGTGGCCGCTCGGGTGTTTCGTTTGCTGCCTGCACGTCCTTACCGTATCGGCATGGCGACCACCACCCACACCGTGTCCAACCAGGCCCCTCCCCTGCTCGGCTATGACGTCTTCGGCGCGGACCGGGCGCTCGGCGAGGCCGTGGAACGCCATCTTCCGCCCGAGGTCCTGGACGAGGCCCGGGACGGGCTCACCGCACTCGGCCGGTCGGCCGGCTCCGCGCAGGCGGCGTCCTGGGGCACCGAGGCCAACGCGAACCCGCCGAGGCTGCGCACCCACGACCGCTACGGGCACCGCATCGACGAGGTCGACTTCCACCCGGCCTGGCACCGGCTGCTCGGGCACGCCGTGGGCGCGGGGCTGACCGGCGCCTGGGACCGGCCGGGCGGGCATGTCCGCAGGGCGGCGGGCTTCCTGGTGTGGACGCAGGCGGAGGCGGGCCACGGCTGCCCGCTCTCCATGACGCACGCGGCGGTGCCGGCCCTGCGCGCCGAGCCGGAGGTGGCCGCCGAGTGGGAGCCGCTGCTGACCTCGCGGGTGTACGAGGAGGGGCTGCGGCCGGCCGGGCAGAAGGCGGGGGCGCTGCTCGGGATGGGCATGACGGAGAAGCAGGGCGGCTCGGACGTACGGACGAACACCACGCGCGCCGAGCCGCTGGCCGAGGACGGCGCCTACCTGCTGACCGGGCACAAGTGGTTCTGCTCGGCGCCGATGTCCGACGGCTTCCTGGTCCTCGCGCAGGCCCCGGACGGTCTCACCTGCTTCCTGCTGCCCCGGGTGCTGCCCGACGGCTCCCGCAACCCGTTCGCGATCCAGCGGCTCAAGGACAAGCTGGGCAACCGGTCCAACGCGTCGGCGGAGGTCGAGTTCGACGGGACGTGGGCGCGCCGGATCGGTGAGGAGGGGCAGGGCGTCCGCACGATCATGGGGATGGTGGCGGCGACCCGGCTGGACTGCGTGACCGGTTCGGCGGCGCTGATGCGGCAGGCGGTGGCGCAGGCGGTCCACCACACGACGCACCGCTCCGCGTTCGGCGGGCCGCTCGTGGACAAGCCGCTGATGCGCAATGTGCTGGCCGATCTCGCGGTGGAGTCGGAGGCGGCGACCGTGCTGGCGATGCGGCTCGCGGCGGCGTACGACGACGGCGGCGAGAGCGAGGCGGCGTTCCTGCGGATCGCGGTGCCGGCGGCGAAGTACTGGGTGACCAAGCGGTGCACACCGCTGGTGGGCGAGGCGCTGGAGTGCCTGGGCGGCAACGGCTACGTCGAGGAGTCGGGGATGCCCCGGCTGTTGCGGGAGGCGCCGCTCAACTCCATCTGGGAGGGGTCCGGGAACGTCCAGGCGCTGGACGTGCTGCGGGTGCTGCGGCGCGAACCGCTCGCGCTGAACGCGTTCCTCCAGGAGGTCGGGCGGGCGCGGGGCGCCGATCACCGGCTGGACGCGGCGATCAGGGACATGCTGACGGAGCTGGCCGACCTGGCGGGGATCGAGGCGCGGGCGCGCCGGGTCGTGGAGCGCATCGCGCTGGTGCTCCAGGGCTCGCTGCTGGTGCGCTGGGCGCCGCCCGAGGTGGCGGACGCCTTCTGCGCTTCGCGCCTGGGCGGGGACGGGGGCGCGGCCTTCGGGACCCTGCCGCACACCCTGGATCTGGCGTCGGTCGTGGCCCGGGCCCGGCCGGTGGATTCCTGACCGGCCACAGCGACGGGGGCGGTGTGCCGCCGGCACAGCGACGGGGGGTGGTGCTGCGCCGACACGGCACCACCCCCCATGCTGTACACACCGCGCGTGAGGCCGGGGGCCCCGCGGTGCGGTGTGCCGCCACTCTTGTACGGTCCGGGGACCCTCGCCAGAGTTGCAGAGGGTTGCAACCATTGTGTGGAGTTGCGGTATCGCGGCCCGGGCGGCGGCAGGATGGGGGCTCGGCCCGCGCACCGGGCCGGCACTGGGTGAGGGGGACCGGCATGGAGACGACTCCGGCCGACGTGCTGCGGCCGGCCGCGCGGGAGAGCGCGCAGGCCAGACGCCAGGTGCACCGGTCCCGTGAGGCGCGGATGGCGGGCGACCGGATGCCCGCCGTGCCCCGGGCGGAGATCGGCGCCTCCTGGGACCGGGTGCTGCGCAGCGGCATCGATCCCGAACAGACGACGCACAGCAGGCTGCTGGAGGCGGACGAGATCGAGCACCGGCGCCGCAGCTCCGCGCTGGGCGAGGTGATGCCGCTGCTCAGCGACGGGCTGACGAGCATCGCGGACGCCTCGCAGCAGATCATGGTCGTCACCGATGTGGAGGGCCGGGTG from Streptomyces drozdowiczii carries:
- a CDS encoding DUF6597 domain-containing transcriptional factor, producing the protein MGDSYTECASRLDGARVWTLTVEPGTDHPVLPDGCMDLLWNGDRLLVAGPDTHTAPATSTGGSWAGIRFAPGTAPALLGVPADELRDLRVPLAALWPGAPVRRLTERLAEAPDPAAALEGIALDLAARTEPPDPVMRAVAARLEAGGSVAEAARSAGLGPRQLHRRSLTAFGYGPKTLARVLRLQRALALVRAGLPYADAALAAGCADQAHLARDMRDLAGTTLTAYFGRA
- a CDS encoding acetyl-CoA C-acetyltransferase, translating into MPDALDVVICEPLRTPIGRFGGVFAGERPAALAARVIAEVVARTGIDPDRVDEVILGHSYPSAEAPAIGRVAALDAGLPQSVTGLQTDRRCGSGLQAVLDAAMQIRAGFSEVVIAGGVDVMSGAPYYTHDGRWGIKGPGLQLHDALARGRVTAGGVHHPVPGGMIETAENLRRTYGISREDQDALALRSQRRAGLAAAEGRYEKETVPVTVKTRKGETVISADEHPRPDTTAEQLAALRPVMLKSDPEATVTAGNASGQNDAAAACLVTGAATAERLGLTPLVRLVSFARAGVPAATMGLGPVPATQAALGRAGLTLADLDLIELNEAFAAQVLACTREMGLGEKDHEERINVNGSGVSLGHPVGATGARILATLTRELHRREARYGLETMCIGGGQGLAAVFERVAP
- a CDS encoding LysR family transcriptional regulator produces the protein MELRHLAAFLAVAEELHFGRAAKRLRMAQPPLSQQIRRLERELGVQLFERNTRSVRLTSAGESFLQPVRTVLDDLDTAVRAARAAGQGAYGRVRIGFAGASSHETLPLLTRAVRAAHPGIELVMTGQTYADVALARVADGSLDLGFVRLPVTAPGVSCRVIDEEELVCALPLDHPLADRPEIPLDALSGEPFVAFPANTGSTVRDAMTEACEAAGFTPRVVQEAPDSYTILALVAAGVGVTLTVTSVQHIQLSGLVYRPLAGPPIRRQPALAWRTDNPSAALRAVLDVAERALPTPLRRGAS
- a CDS encoding acyl-CoA dehydrogenase family protein; the protein is MATTTHTVSNQAPPLLGYDVFGADRALGEAVERHLPPEVLDEARDGLTALGRSAGSAQAASWGTEANANPPRLRTHDRYGHRIDEVDFHPAWHRLLGHAVGAGLTGAWDRPGGHVRRAAGFLVWTQAEAGHGCPLSMTHAAVPALRAEPEVAAEWEPLLTSRVYEEGLRPAGQKAGALLGMGMTEKQGGSDVRTNTTRAEPLAEDGAYLLTGHKWFCSAPMSDGFLVLAQAPDGLTCFLLPRVLPDGSRNPFAIQRLKDKLGNRSNASAEVEFDGTWARRIGEEGQGVRTIMGMVAATRLDCVTGSAALMRQAVAQAVHHTTHRSAFGGPLVDKPLMRNVLADLAVESEAATVLAMRLAAAYDDGGESEAAFLRIAVPAAKYWVTKRCTPLVGEALECLGGNGYVEESGMPRLLREAPLNSIWEGSGNVQALDVLRVLRREPLALNAFLQEVGRARGADHRLDAAIRDMLTELADLAGIEARARRVVERIALVLQGSLLVRWAPPEVADAFCASRLGGDGGAAFGTLPHTLDLASVVARARPVDS
- a CDS encoding rodlin: MIKKVLATGAVAASILGLGATQAMAIGNDGGTTSVNGNGASQSFGNAVTKGDGSPQFDLVQGSLNKPCVGLPLKANVGSLIGLVPITVQDVNVLSNPQNQQCTENSTQAKGDEPLSHILDGIPVLSGNGAGNS
- a CDS encoding chaplin translates to MLVMAAASGILTASGGYAFADATADGAAVGSPGVASGNVVQVPVHVPVNVCGNTVNVIGALNPAFGNECENKGGGSENGGSGASAQGVAAGSPGVLSGNVVQAPVDIPVNVCGNSVNVVGLLNPAAGNKCENGGGDEGNPPTEEPPTEHPPHKPPHHKPPKGHHDHDCHCGHEHNPPKPHHPPKPPKPPVHHHDDDCPPSHHHNPPKPHHPKPPKPHKPPVHHHNDDCPPTHHHNPPTPPTEEPPTHNPPTHTGWHHTPPKHHKPPQMAHTGANENLGIAGGASAALVLGGGLLMRRARAAKK
- a CDS encoding VOC family protein; this encodes MTPRLDAIGITAADLPASLAFYRRLGLDIPAGAESAPHVEVALPGGGRLMWDTEEVVRSFDPDWNPPSGGDRLGLAFLCDSRAEVDAVYADLTGAGYRGHLKPWDAVWGQRYAVVLDPDDCAVSLFAPLAA
- a CDS encoding YihY/virulence factor BrkB family protein; this encodes MLYRNVSKRQLAWQLLKDTVNSCMEYRILGLAAEAAFFTLLSLPPLLLGLIGLLGYVDEWTSTTTVASIERNILSAAHTMLSERGVNDFAKPLLADVTTGARPDVISLGFAIALWSGSRAVNVFIDTITVMYGLDGQRGIVKTRMLAFLLYVVALLLGAVVLPLLVVGPDRVVELIPWGTEVISVLYWPLVIVLSVAFLTTLYHVSVPVRSPWIEDMPGALVALAMWVFGSFLLRIYLTSTVEGPTIYGSLAAPIAVLLWIGVSAFAVLVGAAVNAAIDRVWPSVATAAARAANDRVRAAQAAEFVARTQAESWHGGPHDDEDDEDEGDEGDSPYMPSEFPERWSRFLPPDDVKSRLQKPGREKDPDRSNPYDE
- a CDS encoding 3-hydroxyacyl-CoA dehydrogenase — encoded protein: MRIRIVGAGAMGRGIAQWAASAGHTVELCDVRAEAVADAVAFVRSMLDRAVAKGRMTAADAESAVERLVPLDDPWAAGPGVELVIEAVREDLATKTEVFGRLEQALPDSAVFATNTSSLSVTRIAAALKDPTRLAGLHFFNPVPLMRIVEVVPGAATRPEIPPLLASLVEGCGHRAVTVADTPGFLINHAGRGLVTEALALLEENVGEPADIDRIAREVLGLRMGPFELMDLTGLDVTAAVIDSIWEGFRYEDRLRPSFLTPNRVAAGLHGRKTGRGWYAYGPEAAGPAPEPPVAGNADRPVHVFAPDPAREADAAVLREALASAGAAVESGDRPSGAAVVLVPVWGTPVSSAVAAHGLPAGRAFGVDPLPAAGRRRVLAVTPAAEAGAARDARAVLARAADGEEPFAVSVVRDTAGSVAQRLLASIVSVAASIAERALAAPADIDVAVTTGLGYPVGPLAWGDRVGAVRMLELHRALHASTGDPRHRPTRWVTERAALGLALTDPGTSPEDVLGAP
- a CDS encoding CU044_2847 family protein, with protein sequence MAALMEFTTDNGATVTVEVDRHAPGAQLVSRDGQHALARAGRTFDSALEGIRSAAESALAVFRDGRLKPDGVELEFGVKITSEAGAVIAKSALEGHLTVKLSWSPGSQSAPAAD